ACCATCGGCGAGAAGATCGGCAAGCAAGGCATGACCTATGCACAGGGCATGTCCGCGCAGATCACCACGGCCAGCGCCATTGCGCTTGCCAACGTGTTCAGCCTGCCGGTTTCAACCACCCACATTCTGTCGTCCGGCGTGGCGGGTACCATGGTCGCGAACAAGAGCGGGCTGCAAGGCGGTACCGTGCGAAATATCCTGCTGGCATGGGTGCTGACCCTGCCCGCCACGGTTGCACTCTCCGCAGGATTGTTCTGGTTGGCGTCCAAAGCGCTGGCCTGACACTGCTGACGACAAAAGGCCCATTCACTGAACGGGCTTTTTTATGCGTCGAACAATGGCTTTCAGCGGCCCGCCTAACGCCGCTTTTTGCTGCCGCCCAGCAGCGACCCCATCAGCCCGCGCACCAATTCACGACCGATCTGATTGGCGGCCTGGCGCACTGCAGTTTTCATGGCCTGCCCCGCCAGCCCGCTCAGGAAGCCCCCTGCCATTTCGGCAAAACCGCCCTCTGACTTTTCTTCGGACGAGGGTTTTTGCGTCGCGTCCGATGCCCCGCCCTTGCGCGCTAAAAGCATTTCATAGGCTGACTCACGATCTATGGGCTTGTCATAACGGCCGGCAAGCGGCGAGCGGCGGATCAGTTCGGCTCGCTCGGCATCGGTAAGCGGCCCGATGCGCGATTGAGGCGGCGCGACCAGCACGCGCTGGACCCTCTCAGGCGTGCCTTTGTCCTGCAGCGTGCCCACCAGCGCCTCGCCAGTGCCCAGTTCAGTCAGCACCGATAACGCGTCGAACTCCGGGTTGGGCCGAAAACCCTCTGCCACCGCTTTCAGCGACCTTTGCTCTTTGCTGGTGAAGGCGCGCAGGCCGTGCTGAATCCGCAAGCCGAGCTGCGCCAGAATGGCGTCCGGCAGGTCACCCGGCGACTGCGTGACGAAATAAACCCCGACGCCTTTGGACCGGATCAACCGGACCACCTGCTCCAACCGGTCTTGCAACGCTTTGGGCGTGTCAGCAAACAGCAGATGCGCTTCATCGAAGAACAGCGCCAATAACGGCTTGTCAGCATCGCCTCGCTCAGGCAGTTGCTCAAAGAGCTCTGCCAGTAACCACAGCAGGAAAGTGGCATAGACCTTCGGCGCCTCGTGCACCAGCCGGCTGGCATCGAGCAGATGAATGCGCCCGCGGCCGTCGCTTGCAGGTTGCAGGATGTCTGCCAGTTGCAGCGCGGGCTCGCCAAATAATGCCTCGGCGCCTTGCTGTTCAAGGATCGCCAGTCGACGCAACAACGCCTGACTTGAACCTGTTGTCATCAAAGCGCTGTCTTCGCCGAGGACCTCGGGGTTGTCGCGCAGATGATTGAGCAACGCTTTGAGGTCTTTCAGATCGAGCAATAGCAACCCTTCCCGATCAGCGACCTTGAAGGCCGCGTAAAGCGCGGACTGTTGGCTGTCCGTCAACTCCAGCAAACTTCCCAGCAGCAACGGTCCCATTTCCGACAGCGTGGTGCGCAGCGGATGACCAGATTGACCGTGCACATCCCACAGAGTGACCGGATAGGCCTGGGGCTTATGATGGAGCCAGGGCATCCCTGCAATCCTTTCGGCGATTTTGCCTTGAGGTTCGCCGGCCGCGCCAAGTCCGCAAAGGTCCCCTTTTATATCGGCAGCAAACACCGCGACGCCGGCATCGCTGAACGCTTCGGCCAACCGCTGCAAGGTCACGGTTTTGCCGGTGCCGGTCGCGCCGGCCACCAAGCCGTGGCGATTGGCCAGACGCATCGCCTGCCCCACTGCCTGACCCTTCAGGTCAGCGCCAATAACGATCTGTTGTGAGTCAGGCATCTGTTCACCCAAGTGTCCCATTGATATTTCCGGCAGCGTCATGCTGACACCGACCGTCGTGGCAGCGCTTCACATAAACCCGAGCCGCCTCACCACTTTAGCGCAAGCGGCGTGACACTCGCCGAACGCGTCCACCGACGACCTGCAACCGAACATCTGTATCGGTAGATGGTCAACCAGAAGCACCAGACACGGACGGAGGTTCACTGTGCATATCGCTGACATGACCATGTTCTACGCCCCTGCCAGCGGTGGCGTGCGCACCTATCTTGACGCTAAACATCGTCGACTGGCGGCCTACCCGGACGTGCGACACAGCCTGCTCATTCCCGGCCCGCAAAGCAGCCATGAGGACGGTGTGTACCGCGTCCCCGCGCCGCCCGTGCCGTTTGGCAACGGTTACCGTTTTCCGATACGCGTCGGGCCGTGGCGGGATGCATTGCAATCGTTAAGGCCCGACCTGATCGAGGTCGGCGATCCTTACCTGACGGCCTGGGCGGCGCTGAACGCCCGCCGTCAGCTGGATGTGCCCGTCATTGGTTTCTATCATTCGGATTTGCCGCTGTTGGTGAGCAACCGGATCGGCGCGTGGCTAGGCGCGAATGTCGAGAACTACGTCAGCAAACTCTACGGCAACTTCGACCGAGTGCTGGCGCCAAGCGCTGCGATGGCGGACAAGCTGATCCGCCTCGGCGTCAAAGACGTGCATGTGCAGCCATTGGGGGTCGACCTACTGACCTTTCACCCTTCTCGCCGCGACCCCGGGCTGAAAACCGAACTCGGCCTCAGCGAAGAAACCCGGCTGCTGATGTTCGCCGGTCGCGGATCCAAGGAAAAGAACCTGCCAGTTCTGCTCGATTGCATGAAGGCTCTGGGCGCTGGCTATCACCTCCTGCTGGTGGGCTCGCACATGCCCGCTGGCGTGCCGGACAACGTGACCGTGATGGGCGAGTTCCGACCGGCCGTTGAGGTCGCACGCCTTTTGGCCAGCGCTGACGCATTGGTGCACGCAGGCGACCAGGAAACCTTTGGCCTGGTGGTGATCGAAGCCATGGCCAGCGGTATCCCGGTGGTAGCGGTAGAGGCAGGGGCATTCCGCGAGATCATTCCCGAGCGTTGCGGATTGCTCTGCGAACCCAACCACCCGATTGCAATGGCCGCCGCGGTTCGTCAATTGTTCAGCACGGATGTCGCAGCGAGAGGTGCGGATGCGCGGCGTCATGTCGAGGCGCATTACGCGTGGGATAACGTAGTCAACGGCCTGCTTGGCCATTATCGGGCAGTGCTTGGCGCCCATCAGCCGGTCTACGCTCATGGTTGAACACTCTATAAATGCACAGCGCAGCGTGATGCTGGTCCTTCATGACGTGGCACCCCAGACCTGGCCGGATTACCGCCCCTTTGTGGAAGCCGTCGATGCGATGGGCAATATCCCTATCACTTGGCTGGTGGTGCCTGATTTCCACAAGCAGGACCGAATCGACGCCAATCCTGACTTTCAGCGGTTGATGCGCCGGCGTCTGGCCCGAGGCGATGAGTTGGCGCTGCACGGCTATTACCATTGCGACGACAGCCCTCCTCCGCGAACCCCTCAAGGCTTCTTCATGCGGCGTATTTACACATGGGAAGGCGAGTTCTATACCCTGACCGAGCAACAAGCGTTGCAGCGACTCGAAGCCGGCATCGAAGTGTTCACGCGCAATGAATGGCCGCTCCACGGATTCGTCGCCCCTGCGTGGCTGATGAGCGACGGCACACGCAATGCGCTGCGAAAACTGCCTTTGGACTACACAAGTGATGCCCAACACTTGTATCGTTTGCCGGACTTTTCCCGGATCGATGCGCCGGGTATCGTCTGGAGCGCTCGCAGTGCCTGGCGCCGAGGCGTATCAAAAATCATCAGCGATCATCGCGAGGCTCATTTGCAAAACGCCGCAACGCTCCGTCTGGGGCTTCACCCCGTCGACATGCGCCATGAATTCTCTCGCCGTTACTGGCTGCAAGTCCTTGAGCGTCTGCTGGATAAAGGCCGCAAGCCGATGACCAAATTTGCGTGGCTGCAGGCCTTGAATGTCTCCAGGTCCGTGGCGTGAGGCGATTAGGCTGGCTCGCAGCAGCGCTGATTCTCGCCCTGCTCATTCCGTTTTTCATGGGCGGGGCGGACATGTTCCACCGCCTGCGCAACTTTCCGATCCTGCTGCTCATCGGCATGTTCGCCATGGTCTTGGTGGGCTGGTGCATGAACACCATGCGCCTGCGCCTGCTGCTCGGCGACAGCGCAAGCGGGCTCGGCTTGCGCAAAAGCCTGGCGGTGGTGATGGCGACCGAGTTCGCGTATTGCGCCACGCCAGGGGGCAGCGGAGCGCCACTGACGCTGGTCGCGTTGCTCTCGCGCAGCGGCATTGGGCCTGCGAAAAGCACGGCGGCCTTCGCCACTGATCAGCTGATGGACCTGGTGTTCTTCCTGATGGCGCTGATCGGCATTCTGATTTATGCCGTGTTCCATAAACTTAGCGAAAACCTCGAATGGATGCTGATAGCGAGCGCGCTATTGATCGGTGCCGGACTCTGCGCTTGCGCCGGTTTCGCGCGGTATCACCGACGAATCATTCTGTTCAACGGTCGCGTACTCAAACGCTTGAAGCGCAAAAACAGTACGCGCATACGATGGGCGCGCAAGCTGCTGCATTTTCGGGACGCACTGGCTGAAACCTGGAAGATGCCCCACCGCATCCTGTTTCAGGTATTTGCATTGACCTGCGTTCACTGGAGTTTGCGTTACAGCGTGCTTTACCTGGCGCTGCAGGGGTTAAGCGCCAATATCGATTGGGCGTGGACGTTTCTGGTGCAGATGCTGTCGCTGAGTGCCGGGCAATTCAGCCTTTCACCGGGTGGGGCCGGCGCCGCTGAACTGACCTCCGCCGCCCTGCTGGCGCCGATGGTTGGCAAGTCGACGGCCGCTGCCGCGATCCTGATCTGGCGGATCGTTACT
The nucleotide sequence above comes from Pseudomonas lutea. Encoded proteins:
- a CDS encoding helicase HerA-like domain-containing protein: MPDSQQIVIGADLKGQAVGQAMRLANRHGLVAGATGTGKTVTLQRLAEAFSDAGVAVFAADIKGDLCGLGAAGEPQGKIAERIAGMPWLHHKPQAYPVTLWDVHGQSGHPLRTTLSEMGPLLLGSLLELTDSQQSALYAAFKVADREGLLLLDLKDLKALLNHLRDNPEVLGEDSALMTTGSSQALLRRLAILEQQGAEALFGEPALQLADILQPASDGRGRIHLLDASRLVHEAPKVYATFLLWLLAELFEQLPERGDADKPLLALFFDEAHLLFADTPKALQDRLEQVVRLIRSKGVGVYFVTQSPGDLPDAILAQLGLRIQHGLRAFTSKEQRSLKAVAEGFRPNPEFDALSVLTELGTGEALVGTLQDKGTPERVQRVLVAPPQSRIGPLTDAERAELIRRSPLAGRYDKPIDRESAYEMLLARKGGASDATQKPSSEEKSEGGFAEMAGGFLSGLAGQAMKTAVRQAANQIGRELVRGLMGSLLGGSKKRR
- a CDS encoding glycosyltransferase family 4 protein; translated protein: MHIADMTMFYAPASGGVRTYLDAKHRRLAAYPDVRHSLLIPGPQSSHEDGVYRVPAPPVPFGNGYRFPIRVGPWRDALQSLRPDLIEVGDPYLTAWAALNARRQLDVPVIGFYHSDLPLLVSNRIGAWLGANVENYVSKLYGNFDRVLAPSAAMADKLIRLGVKDVHVQPLGVDLLTFHPSRRDPGLKTELGLSEETRLLMFAGRGSKEKNLPVLLDCMKALGAGYHLLLVGSHMPAGVPDNVTVMGEFRPAVEVARLLASADALVHAGDQETFGLVVIEAMASGIPVVAVEAGAFREIIPERCGLLCEPNHPIAMAAAVRQLFSTDVAARGADARRHVEAHYAWDNVVNGLLGHYRAVLGAHQPVYAHG
- a CDS encoding lysylphosphatidylglycerol synthase transmembrane domain-containing protein, with the protein product MRRLGWLAAALILALLIPFFMGGADMFHRLRNFPILLLIGMFAMVLVGWCMNTMRLRLLLGDSASGLGLRKSLAVVMATEFAYCATPGGSGAPLTLVALLSRSGIGPAKSTAAFATDQLMDLVFFLMALIGILIYAVFHKLSENLEWMLIASALLIGAGLCACAGFARYHRRIILFNGRVLKRLKRKNSTRIRWARKLLHFRDALAETWKMPHRILFQVFALTCVHWSLRYSVLYLALQGLSANIDWAWTFLVQMLSLSAGQFSLSPGGAGAAELTSAALLAPMVGKSTAAAAILIWRIVTYYFYLVAGGPVFLLMVGRPLLHKLLRIKAA
- a CDS encoding DUF2334 domain-containing protein, coding for MVEHSINAQRSVMLVLHDVAPQTWPDYRPFVEAVDAMGNIPITWLVVPDFHKQDRIDANPDFQRLMRRRLARGDELALHGYYHCDDSPPPRTPQGFFMRRIYTWEGEFYTLTEQQALQRLEAGIEVFTRNEWPLHGFVAPAWLMSDGTRNALRKLPLDYTSDAQHLYRLPDFSRIDAPGIVWSARSAWRRGVSKIISDHREAHLQNAATLRLGLHPVDMRHEFSRRYWLQVLERLLDKGRKPMTKFAWLQALNVSRSVA